The Heyndrickxia vini genome contains a region encoding:
- the ytaF gene encoding sporulation membrane protein YtaF, translating into MGFQLSLLMLAFAVSLDNFSAGFTYGLRKMKIPLKSVIIIGICSGFSLFIACLFGRILQSFLEPTFANRFGGAILILIGVWVLYQFFRPEKEGNDTNEKVVLNVEIRSLGVVINILKKPTSADFDNSGTINGIEAFMLGVALSLDAFGAGIGASMLGYAPIHLSISVAVMSILFVAGGLKLGKMFSHLNWMQKISFLPGILLILIGLFKF; encoded by the coding sequence ATGGGCTTTCAGTTATCACTCTTAATGTTAGCATTTGCTGTTAGTTTGGATAACTTTAGTGCAGGTTTTACTTATGGTTTAAGGAAAATGAAAATTCCATTAAAATCGGTGATTATTATTGGAATTTGTTCAGGATTTTCCCTCTTTATTGCATGTTTGTTTGGGCGAATTCTGCAATCATTTTTGGAACCGACTTTTGCCAATCGATTTGGTGGAGCAATTCTTATTTTGATTGGTGTTTGGGTGTTATATCAGTTTTTTCGACCGGAAAAAGAAGGAAATGATACTAACGAAAAAGTTGTATTAAATGTGGAAATTCGTTCATTAGGAGTTGTCATTAATATCCTAAAAAAGCCCACATCGGCTGACTTTGATAACTCTGGAACAATCAATGGAATTGAAGCTTTTATGCTTGGTGTTGCCCTTTCATTGGATGCTTTTGGAGCAGGAATAGGGGCTTCAATGCTTGGATATGCACCGATCCATTTAAGTATATCTGTAGCTGTTATGAGTATTTTATTTGTTGCTGGTGGATTAAAATTAGGAAAAATGTTCTCTCATCTCAATTGGATGCAAAAAATTTCATTTTTACCTGGGATTTTACTTATATTAATCGGACTTTTTAAATTTTAG
- the coaE gene encoding dephospho-CoA kinase (Dephospho-CoA kinase (CoaE) performs the final step in coenzyme A biosynthesis.) — protein sequence MAMIIGLTGGIASGKSTVSTILKTKGYTIIDADIAAREVVNIGEDAYNGIIEAFGKKILLEDGNIDRKQLGSIVFHNTEKRLLLNSIVHPAVRNYMQKKKTEAIEAGKQTIIMDIPLLFESKLTYMVDKTILVFVDPDIQKERLMKRNQLSEEDAVARIGSQMRLNEKIQLSDAVIDNNKTIEETEKQLYNIINEWELEP from the coding sequence ATGGCAATGATTATAGGATTAACAGGTGGAATAGCAAGTGGAAAAAGCACTGTTTCAACTATACTTAAAACAAAAGGTTATACAATTATTGATGCGGATATAGCTGCAAGGGAAGTTGTCAATATTGGCGAGGATGCTTACAATGGAATTATTGAAGCATTTGGAAAGAAAATCCTTCTTGAAGATGGCAATATTGACCGCAAACAATTAGGGTCCATCGTATTTCATAATACAGAAAAAAGATTGCTTCTTAATAGCATCGTACATCCTGCGGTAAGGAACTATATGCAAAAGAAAAAGACAGAAGCAATCGAAGCAGGAAAACAAACGATCATAATGGATATTCCGTTACTATTTGAAAGCAAACTTACTTATATGGTCGATAAAACGATACTCGTTTTTGTCGATCCTGATATTCAAAAAGAAAGGCTAATGAAACGAAATCAATTATCTGAAGAAGATGCAGTAGCTAGGATTGGTTCACAAATGCGATTGAATGAGAAAATTCAATTATCAGATGCTGTAATCGATAATAATAAAACAATAGAGGAAACGGAAAAACAACTATATAACATTATTAATGAATGGGAATTGGAACCCTAA